The genomic region TTACTTCTTTAGCTGCTGAAGTTGTTCTTCATTCTTTAGCAGTTGAAGTTGTTCTGCACCTGTTGAGTGAAATAAGTTGTGGGTAAATGTAATAAGTATATAAAATGGAGAGTTATGttagtttaaaaatatatttcaatGATCAGATTTTGTATGATACACATGAGGGTGTGAGTTTTTTGTGTGAGAATCTATGTGTTATTATTGTTCCTCTTTCAATAACATATGAAGGACTTAAGAGTGTACTCTGTTAGAGTGTAGGTCAGCAAGGCCGGAAGAGAGTGACCAATATTTTATATAGGCAGCCTGTGTTAGTATTTGGTGGTTTCGTTCAATTTCAAGTAATGCACGTGGCTGATGAAGCTAGTATATAAGGAATGTTTTCGACCTACCATCAAACTAGAGCACGAGCCTCACTTATCGAGTTATATGTTAAGTTCGAAGAAATTGAAGATATTGATTTTTCGGAACCCAATATAGACTGGATGGGTTATAATACCGAAAGTGATAAAAAATTTGAAGGTAATTATGAAGTTGTTGGTCCAACTGAAGATGTGGAAGAAGATTATATATCAGTTGAGGGAGATGTAGCAGATATTGCTAATGCACTAGTGAATCAACATCCATTGGGAGAGCCATCGTTTATATATACTTTGAATCTTGATGCCATGCATGTTCCAAAATTTCCTGAATATGTCAATAgaggtaattttttattattattgttgttgttaggaatatttgaattattattagtattgttacgttgttattattattattattactaattaTTATTAGTCTTTTTATGAAACGgaggttattattattattattattattattattattattattattattattattattattattattattttgttNNNNNNNNNNNNNNNNNNNNNNNNNNNNNNNNNNNNNNNNNNNNNNNNNNNNNNNNNNNNNNNNNNNNNNNNNNNNNNNNNNNNNNNNNNNNNNNNNNNNNNNNNNNNNNNNNNNNNNNNNNNNNNNNNNNNNNNNNNNNNNNNNNNNNNNNNNNNNNNNNNNNNNNNNNNNNNNNNNNNNNNNNNNNNNNNNNNNNNNNNNNNNNNNNNNNNNNNNNNNNNNNNNNNNNNNNNNNNNNNNNNNNNNNNNNNNNNNNNNNNNNNNNNNNNNNNNNNNNNNNNNNNNNNNNNNNNNNNNNNNNNNNNNNNNNNNNNNNNNNNNNNNNNNNNNNNNNNNNNNNNNNNNNNNNNNNNNNNNNNNNNNNNNNNNNNNNNNNNNNNNNNNNNNNNNNNNNNNNNNNNNNNNNNNNNNNNNNNNNNNNNNNNNNNNNNNNNNNNNNNNNNNNNNNNNNNNNNNNNNNNNNNNNNNNNNNNNNNNNNNNNNNNNNNNNNNNNNNNNNNNNNNNNNNNNNNNNNNNNNNNNNNNNNNNNNNNNNNNNNNNNNNNNNNNNNNNNNNNNNNNNNNNNNNNNNNNNNNNNNNNNNNNNNNNNNNNNNNNNNNNNNNNNNNNNNNNNNNNNNNNNNNNNNNNNNNNNNNNNNNNNNNNNNNNNNNNNNNNNNNNNNNNNNNNNNNNNNNNNNNNNNNNNNNNNNNNNNNNNNNNNNNNNNNNNNNNNNNNNNNNNNNNNNNNNNNNNNNNNNNNNNNNNNNNNNNNNNNNNNNNNNNNNNNNNNNNNNNNNNNNNNNNNNNNNNNNNNNNNNNNNNNNNNNNNNNNNNNNNNNNNNNNNNNNNNNNNNNNNNNNNNNNNNNNNNNNNNNNNNNNNNNNNNNNNNNNNNNNNNNNNNNNNNNNNNNNNNNNNNNNNNNNNNNNNNNNNNNNNNNNNNNNNNNNNNNNNNNNNNNNNNNNNNNNNNNNNNNNNNNNNNNNNNNNNNNNNNNNNNNNNNNNNNNNNNNNNNNNNNNNNNNNNNNNNNNNNNNNNNNNNNNNNNNNNNNNNNNNNNNNNNNNNNNNNNNNNNNNNNNNNNNNNNNNNNNNNNNNNNNNNNNNNNNNNNNNNNNNNNNNNNNNNNNNNNNNNNNNNNNNNNNNNNNNNNNNNNNNNNNNNNNNNNNNNNNNNNNNNNNNNNNNNNNNNNNNNNNNNNNNNNNNNNNNNNNNNNNNNNNNNNNNNNNNNNNNNNNNNNNNNNNNNNNNNNNNNNNNNNNNNNNNNNNNNNNNNNNNNNNNNNNNNNNNNNNNNNNNNNNNNNNNNNNNNNNNNNNNNNNNNNNNNNNNNNNNNNNNNNNNNNNNNNNNNNNNNNNNNNNNNNNNNNNNNNNNNNNNNNNNNNNNNNNNNNNNNNNNNNNNNNNNNNNNNNNNNNNNNNNNNNNNNNNNNNNNNNNNNNNNNNNNNNNNNNNNNNNNNNNNNNNNNNNNNNNNNNNNNNNNNNNNNNNNNNNNNNNNNNNNNNNNNNNNNNNNNNNNNNNNNNNNNNNNNNNNNNNNNNNNNNNNNNNNNNNNNNNNNNNNNNNNNNNNNNNNNNNNNNNNNNNNNNNNNNNNNNNNNNNNNNNNNNNNNNNNNNNNNNNNNNNNNNNNNNNNNNNNNNNNNNNNNNNNNNNNNNNNNNNNNNNNNNNNNNNNNNNNNNNNNNNNNNNNNNNNNNNNNNNNNNNNNNNNNNNNNNNNNNNNNNNNNNNNNNNNNNNNNNNNNNNNNNNNNNNNNNNNNNNNNNNNNNNNNNNNNNNNNNNNNNNNNNNNNNNNNNNNNNNNNNNNNNNNNNNNNNNNNNNNNNNNNNNNNNNNNNNNNNNTGCATGAGGTATATACAATGGCAGAGATCCGAAAGGTGTATAGAACCCGATTCAGACCACTAGGAAATCCAACAACATGGCCTGTGTATCAAGGACCACGACTAATACCAAATCCTCACCTCAGGCGAGTGGCCAAAGGTCGTCCTAAAAAAACACGCTTCTTGAATGAAATGGATATGCGTGATTTACGTGGTCCTAGGCGTTGTAGACTTTGTGGTGGTGAGGGTCACAACTGAAGTAGATGCCCGCATCGTGGAGGAGCTAGTGCTAGTGGTTCGGCTCCGAATGAGTAGTTGTCATCTTGGCTGATTTTTAACTGTCCCCATTTATGTTATTTAATCTTGTATTCAGTTATATCCATTTAACTCACTTGCtcttatttttagttgtttccATGTTATTGATTTAATCTCTTTTTTAGTGTTGTCCATTTAACTTGTTTAGGTGATATTCAGTTGAAGTTTGGTTCTTTCAAGtcacatttcacacaattcaatAGTTAAACTCttacatttttaaaaaaattcggaCATAACCTCTTCTAAAAATGGACTTAACCACCCTTTagggttctttcaatctcaacaATTCATCAACCATGTTCACAACAATCTAAACCCTACTGTGCACTATCATTAAACAATAGTCTCTCTACATATGTATAATAAATATTACTACAATGGTTCATTTAGAGAAAGTTTTCTTCATGCTTCGTGCCATTTTGGAACATCCTTTCTTCACCCTCTTTTTAATGGTTGACGGAGACCATCTAGAGGCACTTTTACGAGCTGGGTCAATCCTAAGGTCATATCCCTTATCCTGGGCACCTGAATGATAACAAAAAATTAGCCCTGGTCAATACTCATGTATCAATAATATGAATACCAACCTTAATCAAGAAACAATAGGGTGAATAGCAAACCTAAATCAACAGCCAAAAATAATTTAACACAATACTATTACTATATCACTAAATAATGTCTCATAAACATAAATATCAATCCCATTCAATGCATAACAATCAAATTACTTACACCTGCTTCGTCAACCATTTCATCACTTGTACCGCCCTCATCAACCGCATCAGGAACTAAACCGAGCTGATCGACTTCATGCTCCCCTGCACAAGTCTCCTCAACCGCATTGTCAGTCTCCTCCTCATCCTCTTCGGTCATAAAAATCAGTGTCGGATTCTGCCGACATCCAATACCCCTATGGACACTCCTACcagaatcaacagagctcctcgGCATAGAGTACTCAGAAAAGGACCGCGGTGGACAGCTCGCATCCAAAGATAATCGACCAGGACCCTTTTGAGGCACCGGCACCTTTACAGGGTCCTGGGTAGAGAATAAATTATTTACCCATTGAGATGACTCAGGACCCTGAACCCAATCAATAATATTCCTATACTGTTCCTCATCATGTGTCGATGTCCCTAGTATTTGTGTCAACGAATAGTGCGGTGCCTGGGTCGGTATGTATTCCTCGTGCATCGTAGAGGGCTGTGTGTATGGCTGTATGGTAGGCTGAGTGAAAGGTTGTGCATATTCCTGTGAGTATGGTGGATATGATATAACAGGCTGAGTGAAAGGCTGTGAATATGGTTGTGCGCATGGTGGGTATGCATATGCTTGTGGATGTGGTAGGTACGGATACGgtgggtatatatatggctatgAATATGGTTGTTGATCTTGCCGTGGTAGGTGTTGTTGCTAAGCTGGTTGCTCTTGTTGATGTGATTACTCTTGTTGTGGTTGTTGTTCTTCAGCTCGGAGATCGGAGAGACGCAGGTGATGACCAAAATTACGAACATACCAGTCCATGTACTGCTCAAAAGGTTGATAATGGTCGCCATGGTCAATACAGATTATCATTTATCATTTGTGCAGTTTCTACTGTTGTCGTAGATGGTGAATTCGTTGTTGGAATGGAGTTTAACTCTAAAGAAGCTGTGATGTTAAaggtaattattattattattattattattattattattattattattattttgttttatcaTTTGTGCAGTTTCTACTGTTGTCGTAGATGGTGAATTCGTTGTTGGAATGGAGTTTAACTCTAAAGAAGCTGTGATTGCAGCAGTTAAAGGTAATATAAATGGTCTCAAATGGAATAAGATGTGGTGCAATTCGGTTGGGACTATATGCATCCCACACAAACTGTAAAAACACATTAAATCTCAAAGTTATAAATGAGCAATCATGAATTTAATATAGCATAACATCAAATCTAAATGACGAAACATATACTCCGTCCGGAGAAAGATCGTCCAACCTTCTCCTGACGTCAGCAGTTGTCCAATTTTTATATTGCTCGATAGCTGATTGATAATCATTCCACCTGGCATATTGCAACAActcatttttataaaaatttggacataactTCCCCTAAAACTGGACTTAACCACCCTTAAGGGTTCCCTCAATTCATAAATCATTTCAACCATCAACCACTCACCACATCAAATTAAATCATAAGTCATTCGTAATATCAGTTACTACAGTAAAAATCACTAAATCCACATCTTAGCTAAATTTTACCTGCGAGCAAATGGAAAAGTAGTATCCATCGGCAGTGGTCCTATTGACGGCATTCGTAACTATGCCCATACAAGGAGCAATGACATAGGACCATCAATGTCCTTGCAATCATACCTAGATGCCCGACATAAGGATCGATACATGTGTGCAAGGCAAGCTGAACCCCAATTAAACTTGTGAATTTGAGAAAAGTCACGAAGCAACGACAAATACTTCCAATGCACACTAATTCCAGACTTGTCACTAAATAAGGTTGTTCCAAATAGACACATTATGTGACATTTTACATAAATTTCCCTACTTACTGCGCCATTCAAATGTTGGCGCCGCTTTAGGGTGCGGAACCATGCTAGCTTGACTCCGCTTCCTCTATAGTCGTTCGGGCCAGGAGCAATACCAAATTGGGTCATGCACTCATTCTCTAACCCATTTGTGCTGTGGTCAGTTGATCCAGTAATTGGCAAGCCGTGAGTTCGGAGTCCAAAAATCATGGCAACGTCCTCCAACGTAGTTGTGTACTCGCCGTGTGGAAGATGAAATGTGTGCATCTCAAGCCGCCACCTTTCAACTAGTGCATCTATAGTTGGACCGTGAGACATGATCCTTCCAATCTGAGATATATGATAGAATCCGCTCTCTCTGAGTTGTTCTTCCACCCTAGCATCATATGAGTCTATTTGGTGTAAGTGTCTACTGTGCAAATTTCTTGAACCctgataacaaaaataataactaaCCGTCAATAACCAGAACTAGTCAATATTACCAAACTAATACTCGGTTTAGtaacaaatataattaataattactaaaaatcaaaataatttataattactaattgaattattaattattaagcaTAACAGTAAACACAAAAATTACTTACATATATAGGATGTTGAAGATATTCTGATATATGCTCGTCAGCACGTGTGATGTCACGTTTTTCCATTTTTGTCTTTAACGCtacattaaaataatataaaaaaaaattacttatattttttcttttttcttttttactacAAAACAATAACATTAACCCTAACTAACTACTAATAATACGTTTAAAATACTAACCTTTTTTAATCTTTGACTGTTGCCATTTTTCTTGTTGCGGAAATGTGGAGCTGTCGTTTTTTTTGTTGTGGGGATGTGGGATAAAcaaaatgaagaagaaagaatgaagactATGGATAAGAATAATGAGACTAtggactgaagaaaaaagaaTGAAGGAAGAAGAGAGTTGGCATTTTCATCAATGTGTGAGAAGAGAGAGGAACCTGCCACGTGTTGATCATGCACAACAAAATGTCGGTAACATTTTGATCAAAACGTTAGTGACGTTTTCCACATAACGGTGTTGATGTTTTTCTTGCAGCATTTGACGGCTCCCATAGCGACGTTAAACTCTCCTCAGCTGTATGGTCATTTTGGTGGGTAACACCACCTTTggcccaatattaaaaaaaaaaagttcgcAGGTAGCTTCTtcgtttatttatttactttttattgaattttttgcaGACGTTAATGAAGTTGGAAATTCTCAATCTTATAAGAGAACGGGAATACGGAAAGGACCGACAGATAGAGACAATAGAGTAACTACAGTAGCGACAGATTCCTCCTCTACCCTCTTCTGCTCCTTGGATGAACTCGGCTATTGCAGAAAGTTCACTTCAATAAATAAGACTGTGAAAGACTTCTCGATTCACTAGCACAGCGCTTCTTCCGCTTTTTTCTGACCGAATTGATAGCCTATCCCGTGAATAAAGCCTCCCAGCACTCGCAGGGGGCGGATCGGGAGATCTAAGACGGCATCCCCGAGTAAGTAGGCGATAGAGGCGAACGCTTTATTTAGGGATCCCCGGATATTCTATCTCACATCGGAAACGGGCTCTGCCCTTCCTAAGGATCATACCTTGTTCCAGCTCAAAGCCAGAAAGctacttcttctttcttttatctAACCTCTATCCATAACAAAGCCGGTAGTTCCCTTTAGTCTGTTTCTAAGAAGCTAAAACAGCTAAGAACGAATTAGCTCTTGTGGCGCTGCTGGATGCTTCTGATCAATAGAACATGAAGAGGAGTCGGCCAAAAGACCTTTCGGCCGGCCTTGCACCACCGGGATGAATGAATGGGAAAGCCTGGAAGTGGAAATGATTAAGAATTACTTTGCAAACAATAGACAAAAGGGGACGGGTAGGTGCAAAGTAGGAAGCTGCCTGGCCAAATAAGTCATTCTCAATATTTGACAGAAACTCCTGACTTTTCAAACATTCCTAATCTTAAAAAGTTAATACTCAAATATTGTTCAAGGCTATCTTTGGTTTCCCATACCATTCGAGATCTTAAAAAAATTCTTCTAGTCAATCTGAAAGGTTGCACAAGCCTTCGTATACTTCCAAGAAGCATCTACAAGTTGAAATCTCTGAAAACTCTCATTCTTTCTGGATGTTCACAAATTAACAAGTTGGAAGAGGATTTAGAACAGATGGAATCTTTGACAACTTTGATGGCCAATAAAACTGCTATAACACAAGTGCCAAATGCACTGATAAGATTGAAAAGCATTGTATATGTTTCTTTGTGTGGCTTTGAAGGATTGTTCCGTGATGTGTTTCCTTCAATCATTTGGGTCATGGACCTCCCCAACAAATAACCTCTCACCCCAAATGCAAACATATGCAAATGTTTCATGTCTTGTTTCTTTAACTATGCCAAATAATAGCTTCCATGGTACATCATCCATTATCGGAGAGCTCCCAAATATTCAGAGTATCAGGTTAGAAAGCGGTTCACAAATACAAACAACCggagattttattttcttctaatttattTCGTTTACTATATAGATTCTTCctatttttaaaaagaattttagCAAAAGTAGTATTACAAGATATTTATAAGGCATTTCTCAACTCTTAAACTAACTCTTGGAATTAGTTAAGTACActcaattataaatttataatacatAGTAAAAATGGAATTAATCTAGAGAGTATTTAGAAAGAGAGAAAACAAGAGCAAACAAAAGACCTTAGGCACAAATATTATTTTCAGAAAACTAACCAATGAATTGTTTATATGAACAACTGCAAAGAGAAATGATTAAATTAACACTTAGATTTGCAAATCATTAAAATATACTCTGTCATATCTTATACACTTATTACTTGAACAAGTGAAATTTGTATTCTTAACCAAGCTTATGTTATTGTGAATCATTAATCATACAGAAACTGGCTGCTAGTACCAGTGATGTGGGAGAATGTTTGCTCCCTGGTGACAACAATACTGATTGGTTAAGTTTCAATGGTGAAGGTTCTTCTATGATTTTCGAAGTCCCTAAACTGAAAGGGCATAATTTGAAGGCAGTGACATTGTGCATTGTTTATTCCTCCCCAGATATCATGATATATGAAGGCCTAATTCTTAAAAATCTGTTGATCATTAATCACACAAAGACCACTCCTTATCTATATGAGGGAGATACCTTGCTTTCACTTAGAGATGAAGATTGGCAGAGTGTTATATCAAATCTTGAAGCTGGTGACAAAGTTCAGGTGGTTGTTGTTTTGGGGATGGAGTCATTGCGAAGAACACTGCAGTTTACCTCATTCATGATGAGTCGATCGACCAAAACATTGATGAATGCCAAGAAGATGTCATTGTGAATAGCATGGTTGTTGGTAAGAAAGAAGATGCTTCTAATGTTGATGATATGAGAGATAAGAATTTCAGTGTCCCTGCTGTTGATGCTACACCTGCAATCAATAATAAGATTCCTGTTTCCAGCACAGATAAAAAAGTAAGTGTCATGGATGTAAGTTTGTTACGTTCTATTTTATGATATAAGCATAATTGTTATCATTTTGGTTGTTGTAGTTCAAGTTGTTGGACAAATTGAATTGCTTCAACTGCAACagagcaaaattgtaacaagttAAGATCTAATTTTCAAGGTATGATGGCCTTCCTATGCTGCTTTACTTCCCAGTTAGGCAAGCCCCTAGCCAAGCCTGGGTTCTCCTTGGGCTCCTTGCCTCATAGCGCTGCTGCGCGTACAGCGCGGTTCTTGTATCATGGATTTCGCTATGAATCTAACAACAAGTAAATAAACAAGCTGTAGTTTAAAATGAGAACGATAATGATGATTTCAGGTGTCTTATCACCTTCTCTATCCAGATGGAGCTCGTTACTTGTGTCTTGGCCTTCATGAATCTAATTCAGAAAAGACTTAATGTGGGTTGTGCTTATTTGACTATTTGATGATCATACTCTCTGGAATTTTCGTTTTCCAAGTGAGTTCAAATTTTTCTGAAAATAAGATATGAGCATTA from Arachis ipaensis cultivar K30076 chromosome B02, Araip1.1, whole genome shotgun sequence harbors:
- the LOC107625693 gene encoding serine/threonine-protein phosphatase 7 long form homolog, which gives rise to MEKRDITRADEHISEYLQHPIYGSRNLHSRHLHQIDSYDARVEEQLRESGFYHISQIGRIMSHGPTIDALVERWRLEMHTFHLPHGEYTTTLEDVAMIFGLRTHGLPITGSTDHSTNGLENECMTQFGIAPGPNDYRGSGVKLAWFRTLKRRQHLNGAVSREIYVKCHIMCLFGTTLFSDKSGISVHWKYLSLLRDFSQIHKFNWGSACLAHMYRSLCRASRYDCKDIDGPMSLLLVWA